TATTCTTCAACTTTCTAGTTTAGCGATCAAGTATCTCTATTGGTTCTTCTACAAACTTTAACGTTTTATCCACCCGGATTTCTTCAAGTGGCACATGAAGTGTTGGATTTGTCAAACACTTCCTAAGATTACAAACGTCGAATACATTATGAACTCTACTCAATTCTTGAGGGAGCTCTAAACGATAAGCAACCAGACCGATACGCTCTAAGATCTTAAATGGGCCTATATACCTTGGCCCTAACTTGCCACGCTTAACAAAACGAACCATGCCTTTCCAAGGCGACACCTTTAGCAAAACAAAATCACGTACCTCGAACTCGAGAGGCCTTCGTCTCACATTAGCTTACTTCAATTGTCGTTCCCGGGCTACCCTCAATTTCTCCTTGATTTGTGAGATCACTTTAGTCGTCTCAACGACAATCTCGGGCCCAATGAGTTGGCTTTCACCAACTTCCGCCCAAGCTAATGGCGACCTACAATCTCTCCCATATAAGGCCCCAAAGGGAGCCATTCGAATAGAAGCATGGTAACTATTATTATAGGAGAATTTGACCAACGGTAAATGTGTGCAATTTCCACCAAATTTAATGGCACAAGCCCTTAACATATCTTCAAGTGTTTGAATCCTCCTTTCACTTTGACCATCGGTTTGTGGATGGAACGCCGTACTCATATCAAGTCGAGTACCCATGACTTTTTGGAACGCTTTCCAAAACTTTGAAGTAAATCGGGCATCCCGATCGGTTATAATGGAAATCGGCATCCCATGCTTGGATATCACTTCTTTGATGTACAAACGCGCCATGGTGTCAAACTTATCATTTCCCCGAATGGCGAGCCAATTTTGTCAACCAGTCAACTATCACCCAAATGGTGTCTTTACCACTACTCGTCcttggtaacttcgtgatgAAGTCCATAGCAATTTCTTTCCATTTCCACACCGGTGTTCTCGGTTGAACTAGCAACCCGGTGGTTTCTTGTGGTCGGCCTTGACTTGCAAACATGTAATGCATTCACTAACATACTTAGCAATGTTCTTTTTCATACCAGGCCACCAATACAAATCTCTCATACCAAAGTACATCTTGTCGGACCCCGGGTGAACTAAGTACGCCGACCTATGGGCTTTGTCCATTAATTTCATCCTTAGACCCCCATAAACGGGAATCCACAATCGATCTACAAAATATAAACCATCATCCTCCTTCCGATCAAATTGTTTTTCCAATCCATGTAGTGCTTCGTTAATGAAGCTTTCTGGTACGGTAGCTATTCTTTGAGCTTCAATAATGGTGTCACGAACACTTCTTTGCACGGTCAagctcatggctctaattctCCTTGGATGCACACGTTCTTTCCGGCTCAAGGCATCGGCTACAACATTTGCTTTACCCGGGTGGTACCGGATAACACAATCGTAGTCACTAAAAAGCTCTAGCCATCTCCGTTACCTCATATTCAACTCGCTTTGATCAAAAATGTGTTGTAGGCTTTTGTGATCGGTATTGATCCCACTTTTAGTGCCATATAAATAATACCACCAACACTTCAAAGCAAATACGACCGCTCCTAACTCCAAGTCATGCGTCGGATAATTCTTTTCATGCACCTTCAATTGTCTTGAAGCATATGCAATCACCTTTCCACGTTGCATCAAAACACACCCAAGCTTTGCCCGAATGCATCAcaatacacaacaaaatcatCGGGTCCATTGGGCAAAGTCAAGATTGGTGCATCACATAATTTGTCTTTAAGCAATTGGAAGGACCGTTCTTGTTTATTACCCCATTCAAACCTCCTTTCCCGTTGTGTCAACAAGGTCAAAGGTTGGCCAATTTTTGAGAAACCTTCAATAAACCGTCTATAGTAACCCGCCAAACCAAGAAACTGGCGAATCTCGGTTGGCGTTTCGGGTCGTCTCCAATTCTTAACTGCGTCGAATTTACTAGGGTCCACATGAATACCCTCTTTGTTCACCACGTGACCCAGGAAATGGACCTCTTctagccaaaattcacacttggAGAACTTGGCATACAATTTTTCTTTCTGAAGTAATTCCAACACTAGCTTCAAATGCTCGGCATGCTCTTCTTTTGTTCTAGAGTAAATGAGAATGTCATCAAAAAAGACAATGACAAATTGGTCTAAGTCGACACACccggttcatcaaatccatgaacacTGCCGGTGCATTTGTCAACCCGAAAGGCATCACCGTGAATTCAAAATGCCCATATCTTGTTCGGAAAGCGGTTTCTGGAATGTCATCTTCATGGACCCTCAATTGATGGTAGCCCGACCTTAAATCAATCTTGGAGAAACATTGAGCACCTTGAAGTCAATCAAATAAATCGTCGATCCTAGGGAGGGGATAACGATTCTTCACCGTTAGCTTATTCAATTCTCTATAATCAACACACAATCGTAAAGATCCATCCttatttttgacaaataaaaccGGCGCGCCCCAAGGTGATTAACTAGGGCGAATGAAGCCCTtatcttgaagttctttgaGTTGGGTGGCCAACTCTTGCATTTCGGTCATGGCTAAGCGATAAGGCGCCTTGGCCACTGGAGAAGCATTTGGAATGAGATCAATACGGAAATCAAGTTTACGAGATGGAGGCAAACCCGGTAGGTCATCCGGGAATACATCCGCAAAGTCTTTAACTACGGGCACggttttaaatcaattttagtAACATTTGCACTATACACTTTTCCTTCCCATGGCTTGGTTGTCTCACCTTGGACCACCAATTCTTCCCCGCTTTCCAATGGTATCCTCACAACCCTACTACCATAATCGATCATCGCATTCATAGCCgacaaccaatccatacccacGATTACATCAAAACTACCGATATCAAAAGGCATTAAATCTATGTAAAACGGGTGGTCACATAATTCTAGCACACAATCACGAACAACTTGACTATTTCTAGACAATCCACCATTTACCATTTCGAGTTCAAAATAATATGCCAACAGGCTAAGACTAGCATCGATCAACGGGAGGAAATCATTAGAAATGAGGCTATAATCGGCCCCGGAATCAAATAACACGGTAGGATATTGGTGATtgagaagaaaagtacctgctACAACATTGGGATTGACACAAGCCTCGATCGCATTCATGGCAAAAGCTCTTCCACGTGGTgctagttgttgttgttgttgaggaGCTTCTTGTTGTTGACCTTATTGTCCTCGATTTTGATTTGGACCGACATTTTGCATTTGATTCGGGTGCACAGTCACTTGAACTTGTTGGCCAATGAGGTTAGGACACTTATTACGGTAGTGGTCTTGGCTACCACACTCGTAACAAGTACCCCGGGCCATAGGGGGATATCGAACATTTAGAGGCATAGGATTCATGAAAACAAGCATCACACCGAGTATGGGGCCTATGATGACGATTACACCGAGGGCATGAAAACAACTCACTAAGGACAGTTCAACAGAtcctgagctggagcaagttgcttcacatatctatacgattgagccagttttAAGATCAATCCAGGCTGCATCaaccaaacctagatcactggctgatgacatgcaagttgatgactctactgatgatgagtttcatgatgcttcagctaatgcTGAAGACATGGAGTCTGGTGATGACCCCATCGTCAATGATAATTCAAATCAGtcaaatggctccactgatcaaactcCTGTTGAACCTTCAATAACCAatgatttctcctcttattcttctcctaCTGATCCCATACAAATGTCTTCCGTTGccactctaggttcatcaagtgtcccatcacttaaatggacttcaagtcatcatgctcaccaaattattggtgatcctcagcagggcattgtgactagaccAGCGACTAGAAATACATGcctatatgttaatttcttgtcaatgatcactcctaagaatattggtaaggctatggttgacccatcgtgggttgctgccatgcatgaagaactaacacaattccaaagacagcatgtctggttcttggttcctcttcctcctgccatgcaaagaacccattgaaactaaatgggtttataggaataaaatggacgaagatggtgtttttatacgcaacaaggctaggttagttgctcaaggttaccttcaagaagaaggtgtcgactatgacgaaacctttgctccagtggccagacttgaagcaatacgcttattcttggcacatgctgcttatcgaaacttcactgtatatcaaatggatgtcaagagtgcttttctaaatggaaaactctaagaagaagtttatgtggagcagctacctggttttgaagacctaaccaagccaaaccatgttTATCGTCTTTATAAGGCATTAtacggtcttaaacaagctcccagagcttggtatgacactctctctgaatttcttctttctcatgagtttcagcgaggatctatagacagcaccctctttatttataaaaagggtgctcatgtcctatatgtacaaatatatgtcgatgacatcaaaATTGGATCTTCCAGCAAGAAACTTTGCAATaagtttagctcactaatgtcttctcactttgaaatgagtatgatgggtgagctgaccttcttccttggtctacaaattCGCCAACTTCCCGATggaatttttataaaccaagaaaaatacatacgaGACATGTTGGCTATCACTACAAAGcctactcccatgtctcctccaaacaatctccatgctgaccttgatggtaagcatgtgaatcccactttctatcgtgggatgataggctcgctgatgtatctcacaacGAGTCATacagacattatgtttgctacttgtctttgtgcaagatatcaagcatctcctaGGGAGTCTCACCTTCTCGTTGTCAAGCGTgtcttcaaatatctcaaagggacctcctctctaggtctttggtatcccaaagattctaactttgacttagttgcatactctgattctgactatgttggttgcatgttagataggaaaagtaccagtggtggatgtcaactgttagGGGGAAGGCTggctagttggtctagtaagaaacagcatacagtttccatctccactgctgaagcagagtatgtgtcagcagcaagttgttgtgcacaagtcctcttgatgaaaaaccaacttgctgactatgacttaaatttttctaaaatccgaattatgtgtgacaacactagtgctattgccattacacataactctgttcaacattccaaaactaagcatattgacattaggtatcacctcattcgtgatcatgtcatgaagggggatgttgaaatctacttcatccccactgatgatcaacttgctgacatcttcactaaacctttagatgaaaagagattcaaggatctcgtcagcaggttgggaatgctaaatggtAACTCTGCTACttaacttacatatcttttgtaagttaaaatctCTTGACTCATATCAGGATCCTCAGCAAGTTCAAGTGTGTCTTACTTGCTacaaaacaagacaataaagGGCCataaagtcttcatctagtccagcagcaaacggctgctggtaaagacatctaaaatccgttgatccctgatgctttgggaaaaagcataataaaagtaatagggtgctgaaagtccctatctagtctagcagcaaacggctgctggtaaagacttctaaaatccgttgatccctgatgctttgggaaagagcataataaaagtaatagggtgttgaaagtccctatctagtccagcagcaaactgctgctggtaaagacttctaaaatccgttgatccctgatgctttaggaaaaagcataataaaagcagcaaacggctgctagtaaagacatctaaaatccgttgatccctgatgctttgggaaaaagcataataaaagtaatagggtgctgaaagtccctatcttgtccagcagcaaacggctgctggtaaagacttctaaaatccgttgatccctgatgctttgggaaaaagcataataaaagtaacagggtgctgaaagtccctatctagtccagcagcaaacggctgctggtaaagacttctaaaatccgttgatccctgatgctttgggaaaaagcataataaaagcaatagggtgctgaaagtccctatctagtccagcagcaaacggctactggtaaagacatataaaatccattgatggctgacaatttgccaaaaattgtttaatacaTATCATCATCCAATCCTTCTTTCtttgtggtgctgattaaaacttggtaaccattctttttaataaaatagtctcttcagtggatacctcaatttatctgagtgtattccactacgtattttgttaatattttattatttatatctcaAACAGTTACCTCaattttctcccaaatgggtaacttgtacactgtacgtgccgtatgaactcgagtacaCTTGAAATTGTGGTTCATATAGTCACATCATACTTATCTCATACGTACATATAAACAGTATCtcacaaaattaatatatttttttaagccacgtatgaaagagagtacatgTGACGTCTCACTTTATACAGtcatgggacccatatccatgccatatatatgcaaatctcttcctcttcaccttcttttacgttcatttcCTTCTCTCTAAACTTCTAAAATCTCTCATATTCTCTCAAATTTCTAAATTTCTCTCAAATCTTTCAGATTCTCTTAAAACATTCATCCTCTAATCTTCTTTCATCTCCACTCTCAtctaaaatggcttcttcatctgtTCCTGAACAACAAAATCTCTCTTATCTCAACACCAAagtatatgataatgaaggcattaatccttctaatcaagtatctttccaaGCCTCTAAATTGGTCATCAAGGTCAACAACTATCTAggatctgaagagatcccatCTAAAACCAAAGGATACTTCTCTATGCTTGACTTCATCATGGGATGTCCTGCCATAAAGGCTATCTACTCTGATCCCAAGGAAATGTGTGTCCACCTCTtaagggagttttggtggacatgtgattataaggttgccagtagcaccatcactggaaCTGTTATGAAAGGAGAACACACTATCTCTATCTCTGTAGACTCATTGAGAGATGCTTTTCGTCTTCCTAAACAATcagaagagcatccatatgtggagttggtctccattggagtatggaaggaatggttgttaaccattgggtatgggACCAACATGGAACCAGCACAACCTGTGCACAGCAACCCTTAGAAGAAATATCTACCAGGAGTATGAAGGTTGTTGTTCACCCACGTAATTCAATGTctgggtggcaacagtggctctttcgatcaagccactgctgcaCAAATGCAAATGATATATACGCTGGCAAATGGTCAcaacattgactttgccagcgtaacTTTTGAAGACCTGAAAGGGAAGGTCACAATAAAGAATAGATCAAGCTCAGTGCCCTTTGCACGTTTCCTCTCTTTGATCTTTAGAAGGGAGCTGAAAGAAAAGTATCTCCCTAAAGGTGCTCAATTTATTCTTTCTCCAAGGGTTGCAAGCTCTTTTATAAGATTCCTGCTTGTGACCCAGAGCAATTCGATTGAAAGTATGATGTGCTCACTCCAGCGATGAAGCAGGTACTCTATTCTGTATATACTGAAATCTACAAAcctaaccctgctggagctagtatgctgataatccccccagcaacctccaaagctcccaagaaagccaaaacactttcatcttcctccacttcacctcctgctgctatcccaaaacagcagcagcgagtaccaaagggcaaaactactaaggttaagaagtcctcactgcccaaggacaatagagtcccagccagcccatcagcagtctcaaaaaaggctgctgacgagaaaaagggtaaccaaAAGCagccaccccagcccattagagtttAGTCCACCAAACAAACtattccctcttcttcttctcaaccctctgagtcgttgtcagcagccatatcacaggtgatgctagagacaacaaagtcTACGGCCAATGATGCTTTGGTGgtacaacacactgaagctgaggcactcggttcccctacccctttaaatttttcTGTGGAAGAAAGGATAGCTGCTGGTGTTGAAAATCTTGAAGGTGATGGTAGTTTTGAGggtaataatgatgatgaaaaaaGCGATTTTGAGTTGTGTGAGTTTGCTGTTGATGAATTCCAACTAGATTCCTCCAACCCGGCTGATGAAATtgaagcaagtgatatggaggttgatgaagaggctgctgctgaTGTAAATGCAGCAGCCATCAATGAAAGAGCTGAAGAAGCTGTTGctgatgataatgcagcagcTAATGATAAAGAAACTGAGGTGCTGACTTTCTCTGCCAAACCTCTAACTCCACCCATGCAACCAGTGAACACCAAGCTCTCACTTGGCATGCCCTCTTCCTTTCAAGGTGTTCCTGGCTGTTCTTCTGCTGCCAAGCCTGTCATCACTCATACTGCCAAAGAGTTGGGTATTTTTTACTCTACTAACTCTTCTGACAGGCTGGCCAGGGTGGAACACCAattaaatgatctcaccaaggctgccacactCGTTATTCAACTTAAAaatcatgaagatgacagattggCGAAGATCTTGGAGAGCTCGTACAACAAGCAAAAtgaaaacactgccagcatcGAGACTCTTAAAGAAAAATCTGTCTCTATTGCTGCTGATCAAGAGAAGCTGCGCACTTATACAAATGTTATCAAAAAGGATTAGCAGGCCATTCGAGGGTTCTCGCGATCGCTGTGCAAAATTGGAACTGCTGTATGGTTCTCAGCAAAGAAAGCATCCAGCAGCAGTGAATCTGCTGCTACTGAGGCAAAAAGGATTGCTGACCTGGTTTCTCCTCTTCTTTCCCAGGTTGAATGCAACACTAAGGCCATAAATGCCTTGGAGACTcaagtggccagtcttcctcctcaaGTCTCTTTCattgaggaagatcgtaagcgcCAAATGCACCTAGAGCAAGAAGTTGGGGACATAAAGAAGATGctgtcccaacttcttcagcagcaggcAGCTCCAACAGCAACTGTGGAGGTAGTtattaatgatactacctccaatGGGGGGAAAGTTGATGCTGCCGTGATGGCACTTGTCAGCGAAGCTGTTAACAAAGCAGTAAACGATATAAATGAAGCTTTTGCTGACAAGGTTGCATGTGAAGAAAACACTGCTGCAGCCACTGAAAAACAAGATGAACTGGCAATAGTGGCTGTTAGTGAGGACAAGGTAAACACTCCCCCTGctgatgttgagggggagacaagaaTTGATGTTGAAGCTCCCCTAGCTGGTGTTGGGGGGGAGACAGTTGAAGATGCAagtgctgagggggagcaacaatTGATAGTTGTTAAAGCTCCccgaaatgaagaagaagaggaaatgaGTCCTCGTGCAGTCAGAGCAGCTTGGGAAGCCGGATTTGCACAAGAAATGGCTAGGGACAGATCCAGGGAAGTACTTAATATTTTCCATCCTCGCCTCCTTGGAAATGCTGAAGTCTCTAAGATAACAGCAGCACAAAGAAAGCAGTTGACTGATGTTGGCTTTTTCATGAGACCCTCACCTCTAGCTGCTCAAAATGTATCCATCACTTCCCCAGCAGGTAATCAATTCCAAGTCATCGACATCTTATCAATTACTGCTGAGGGAACAACTCAAAAAGAGGCCCTGGAGGCTAAAAGcgaataaagaaaatgaaaagaaaaatttgGAGTATATCAAACAGCTGGCCCTCTTGGAGAAagatgagatggatggagaGCAAAGAATATTGCTgaccactggtgggcctgaagctctctacagacaAAAGCAGGCTGATGTAGAGCAGCTActgaaggaaaagaaagagaaatttGAAGTAGAGAAGGCCAAGTGGTTGAAGATCATGGAAGATAGGAAGAGGCCTGGGAGGATAACAGCAGTTGAAGCACATAAAGTTGCCATGGGAacaaaa
The Erigeron canadensis isolate Cc75 chromosome 2, C_canadensis_v1, whole genome shotgun sequence DNA segment above includes these coding regions:
- the LOC122587767 gene encoding uncharacterized protein LOC122587767, with product MNAIEACVNPNVVAGTFLLNHQYPTVLFDSGADYSLISNDFLPLIDASLSLLAYYFELEMVNGGLSRNSQVVRDCVLELCDHPFYIDLMPFDIGSFDVIVGMDWLSAMNAMIDYGSRVVRIPLESGEELVVQVKDFADVFPDDLPGLPPSRKLDFRIDLIPNASPVAKAPYRLAMTEMQETKEEHAEHLKLVLELLQKEKLYAKFSKCEFWLEEVHFLGHVVNKEGIHVDPSKFDAVKNWRRPETPTEIRQFLGLAGYYRRFIEGFSKIGQPLTLLTQRERRFEWGNKQERSFQLLKDKLCDAPILTLPNGPDDFVVYCDAFGQSLGVF